Proteins encoded by one window of Musa acuminata AAA Group cultivar baxijiao chromosome BXJ2-9, Cavendish_Baxijiao_AAA, whole genome shotgun sequence:
- the LOC103974554 gene encoding uncharacterized protein LOC103974554 produces MSISGRRAHLPRLLDAHVRSIQEALQMLDIPAASSLDKVDWSEVIKLGDEVFKQATMAGMLWSGEAPDIMALEEKMGAYCNILHGFLLFCHGSKVGTGPTLHATSISASAKQVVDCSIALLRKAVCYHECHDHVKRLSIPQLAGTVWEACDALKKTATTNCTAVRGAMTQVAVSVRDILREMEELKEHKGDSSDDSGDGMSSKADESTSLSDEGGDLTEADIDDDISAEETVTAQLIISVVSDTLTVVKELIRFMTGLIKSSSHKSSTKESVDSFEKLVTHCQEMGSQVNELGASVYSPQETAQMKMSAKKMYCLVHEMHIELRNLEGTPDGVFGTCKILENSTRNLLLG; encoded by the exons ATGTCGATAAGCGGGAGAAGGGCGCATCTCCCTCGACTCCTCGATGCCCACGTCCGTAGCATCCAAGAGGCGCTCCAG ATGTTGGATATCCCGGCGGCTTCGTCGCTCGATAAGGTGGATTGGTCGGAGGTCATCAAGCTGGGAGACGAGGTCTTCAAACAGGCAACTATGG CTGGGATGCTTTGGAGTGGAGAAGCACCTGATATCATGGCATTGGAGGAGAAAATGGGAGCGTACTGTAACATACTACATGGTTTTCTCTTATTTTGCCATGGAAGTAAGGTTGGAACAGGGCCCACCCTCCATGCAACAAGTATCAGTGCTTCCGCCAAGCAAGTCGTTGATTGCAGCATTGCACTACTAAGAAAAGCAGTGTGCTATCATG AGTGTCATGATCATGTGAAAAGATTATCCATCCCACAGCTAGCTGGGACAGTTTGGGAAGCATGTGATGCTCTGAAAAAAACTGCAACAACAAACTGCACTGCTGTTCGGGGTGCCATGACTCAGGTAGCAGTTTCTGTCAGGGATATCCTTCGAGAAATGGAGGAACTTAAGGAACACAAGGGTGATTCTTCTGATGACTCAGGAGACGGCATGTCCAGTAAAGCGGATGAATCAACATCTTTATCTGATGAAGGGGGTGACTTAACTGAAGCCGACATTGATGATGACATTTCAGCTGAGGAGACGGTAACTGCACAACTAATCATCAGTGTGGTTTCCGATACGCTAACTGTCGTGAAAGAGCTTATCCGGTTTATGACAGGCTTAATTAAGAGCTCCAGCCATAAGTCTAGCACCAAGGAATCAGTGGATTCCTTTGAGAAACTTGTTACCCACTGCCAAGAGATGGGTTCCCAGGTTAACGAGCTTGGTGCTTCTGTTTATTCACCACAGGAGACTGCTCAAATGAAGATGAGTGCCAAGAAGATGTATTGTTTAGTTCATGAGATGCATATTGAACTTAGAAATCTTGAAGGCACACCTGATGGTGTCTTTGGCACCTGCAAAATATTGGAGAACTCTACGAGGAACTTGTTGTTAggttga